The DNA region CCCAATGAGCCTGGCCATGCAATGCCAGCATGCAAAGGTCTGGCGTGAGGTCGGGCCACCAAGTCCACAAAGGATGGGCGCCAGTTACTGACcacacagtttctttttcttcattcactAATTCCCATGTCAGCTTTCGTGGCTGATGGGGGTTCTGGTCTGGGGCTGCGCTGGAGGCGCAGCTTAAGAGGATTACCAGTAGGTGCCACAGTCCATTTATCTGTCCGGCTGTCTTCATTTTGAGCAGGGGCCTTCTTGACATGCGAGGCGTGTATCCAGGCAGCTACTCCATCCACTTTTACAGCGGTGGGAGTTGTCAATAACACCAGGTAGGGCCCTTTCCACCGAGGCTCAAGGCTGCCGGCTCGATGTCTCTGACCAGAACTTGATCCCCGACCTGGAACCCGTGGGGCACTGCGGTGGTCCCTGGGGCATAGGCTTCTTTGATCTGGTCCCAGATCTGGTTTCTGATCACTTCTAGAGCCTTTAAATGAGCAAGCAAAACAGAAGGTAAGGTAGAGCCTGATCGGGAACCAATGTCCCGCCAGTCTCTGTTAAGGGGGGCGGTCCCCCGTAAAGAATCTCAAAAGGGGTGAGCCCGAAGCGTCCAGGTGTGCTTCGGACCCGGAGgagagcaaagggaaggagggccaCCCAGTCTTTTCCGCTGGTCTCGATGGCCAGTTTGGTCAGGGtttcttttagagttctattcatcctttctacctgtcctgagctctgagggcgataggcacaatgtaatttccaatttaCGCCCAACTGTGTGGCCAACCCCTGACTTATCTGGGCAACAAAGGCCGGTCCGTTATCGGACCCTATTACCTTGGGCACTCCGAACCTGGGCAAAatttcttctagaatcttctttgCCACCACTTGAGCAGTCTCTGACTTGGTGGGAAAAGCTTCAACCCATCCTGAGAAAGTGTCTATAAATACTAGCAAATATTTATTACCATATCTTCCTGGTTTGATTTCAGTGAAGTCAACTTCCCAGTATACTCCTGGGCGGTTCCCTCGTTGTCTCTTTCCTGGTTCTTTATATGATTTTGTAGCATTAGTGAAAGCACAGGCCCGACACCTACTGACCACTTCCTGTGCGACCTTTTTTAGCTCTGGGATCTGGAATCTAGAATTACCCTGTATTAACTTTACCATCTTGTCAGTCCCTAAATGGGTGAACTGATGTAGTCCTCTTATGAATTCTTGTCCCTCCTCAGGGGTCAATTTAATTTTTCCTGGAAAGAAATAGGGGAGAGGATCACTTGTCCATAGTAATTCTTGGATGTCATATTCTTCAGGTTCCGGTGTAGGCGCTCCCTCTTTGGAACCAGTCTTTCCAGTCAGGACTATTACCCCTTGGGCCGCTTGTCTCGCAGCAGCATCAGCCATCCGATTCCCTTGAGCAGCCGGGCCTGTCCCCTTCTGATGCCCAGGGCAGTGTATAATAGCTACCTTTTTTGGTAAATGTATGGCCTCTAAGAGTGCCAgaatttcttcattgtttttaatgtcttttcCTGCTGAAGTGAGAAGGCCTCTTTGTCTATATATGGCTCCATGGACATGGGCGGTGGCAAATGCATAGCGGCTGTCCGTATAGATGTTAATGGTCTTGCCCTCCGCTAGGCGTAGGGCCTGTGTCAGTGCTATAAGCTCAGCTTTTTGGGCTGAGGTGCCCTCCGGGAGGCCACTTGTCCAGATTGTCTGCTTCCCATCTACCACCGCTGCCCCCgcctttctttttccatctaCCACAAAGCTGCTGCCATCAGTGTACCAGTTCGGTGCCCCTGACCAAGGTCGATCGGTCAGGTCTCTTCTCATTCCAGTTTCTTCTGCTAAGATGTCAACACACCTGTGAACAGGAGCAGGATCTCCCTCTAGAGGCAGAAGCGTGACGGGGTTCAAGATGGCAGGGGGTGCAAACGTTACCCGATCATGCAGCAACAGGCTTTGGTAGTGGGTCATCCTGGCATTGGTCATCCATCAATCTGGGGGTTGTCTGATAATGCTCTCTAAAGCATGGGGGGCAATAATGGTCACATGCTGTCCCATGGTGAGCTTATCAGCGTCCTTGACGAGCAATGCTACTGCCGCTATGGCTTTTAAGCAAGTTGGCCATCCACTAGCCACAGGGTCTAGCCTTTTCGACAAGTAGGCCACCGGTCTCCGCCACGGCCCTAGTTCCTGTGTCAAAACGCCCTGGGCCACTCCTGCCCGCTCATCAACATACAGGGTGAAGGGCTTAGTTAAGTCTGGCAGAGTCAGAGCCGGGGCCTCTAGGAGAGCCCTTTTGATAGCGTCAAACGCCTTCTGGTGGTCTTCAGTCCAGGCAAAGGGGAGTCCCTCTTTGGTCAAAGGATATAGGGGGGCTGCCAAGGTCGCAAACCCAGGTATCCACAGTCTACAGAAGCCCGCTGTTCCCAAGAATTCACGTACCTGCCGCGGGGTGGTCGGGGTCAGGATCTGCATTACAGTCTTTTTCCGAGCTTCAGTGAGCCATCGTTTACCATCCCGAAGAGTGTACCCCAAATAGGTGACTTCGGTTCTGCATAGTTGGGCCTTTTTGGCCGAAACCCGGTACCCCAACTCACCTAATTCGGCCAGGAGTTTCTTAGTTCCTTTTAGGCATGTCTCGCGGGTTTGAGCAGCGAGAAGCAGGTCATCTACATACTGAAGAAGGGATTCCTGGGGATTGTTGGCCCGGAAGGGCGCAAGGTCTCGATGGAGGGCTTCATCAAAGAGGGTAGGAGAATTCTTGAATCCTTGTGGCAGcctggtccaggttagttggcctGTGTGTCCTCCCTCTGGGTCTCTCCACTTGAAGGCGAATAGGGGCTGGCTGCTGGGATGCAGCcggaggcagaagaaagcatctttaagatCTAGCACTGAGTACCAATTTCTTTCGGGTGGTAATGAACTTAACAAGTTATAAGGGTTAGGGACAGTAGGATGTATGTCCTGTACCCGTTTGTTAACTTCTCTTAAATCTTGAACAGGTCGATAGTCATTTGTCCCTGGTTTACGGACCGGCAGGAGGGGTGT from Mus caroli unplaced genomic scaffold, CAROLI_EIJ_v1.1 scaffold_15476_1, whole genome shotgun sequence includes:
- the LOC110288513 gene encoding LOW QUALITY PROTEIN: uncharacterized protein LOC110288513 (The sequence of the model RefSeq protein was modified relative to this genomic sequence to represent the inferred CDS: inserted 2 bases in 2 codons; deleted 2 bases in 1 codon; substituted 1 base at 1 genomic stop codon), with the translated sequence HSFLVIPECPAPLLGRDLLTKLKAQVQFTSEGPEISWGNGLGSIACLVLSSEEEYRLHEPKAKGLLGQKWLDEFPQVWAEQAGMGLAKQVPPVVVEMKADATPVSVRQYPMSKEAKEGIRPHIQRLLAQGIFVPCQSPWNTPLLPVRKPGTNDYRPVQDLREVNKRVQDIHPTVPNPYNLLSSLPPERNWYSVLDLKDAFFCLRLHPSSQPLFAFKWRDPEGGHTGQLTWTRLPQGFKNSPTLFDEALHRDLAPFRANNPQESLLQYVDDLLLAAQTRETCLKGTKKLLAELGELGYRVSAKKAQLCRTEVTYLGYTLRDGKRWLTEARKKTVMQILTPTTPRQVREFLGTAGFCRLWIPGFATLAAPLYPLTKEGLPFAWTEDHQKAFDAIKRALLEAPALTLPDLTKPFTLYVDERAGVAQGVLTQELGPWRRPVAYLSKRLDPVASGWPTCLKAIAAVALLVKDADKLTMGQHVTIIAPHALESIIRQPPDXWMTNARMTHYQSLLLHDRVTFAPPAILNPVTLLPLEGDPAPVHRCVDILAEETGMRRDLTDRPWSGAPNWYTDGSSFVVDGKRKAGAAVVDGKQTIWTSGLPEGTSAQKAELIALTQALRLAEGKTINIYTDSRYAFATAHVHGAIYRQRGLLTSAGKDIKNNEEILALLEAIHLPKKVAIIHCPGHQKGTGPAAQGNRMADAAARQAAQGVIVLTGKTGSKEGADPLPYFFPGKIKLTPEEGQEFIRGLHQFTHLGTDKMVKLIQGNSRFQIPELKKVAQEVVSRCRACAFTNATKSYKEPGKRQRGNRPGVYWEVDFTEIKPGRYGNKYLLVFIDTFSGWVEAFPTKSETAQVVAKKILEEILPRFGVPKVIGSDNGPAFVAQISQGLATQLGVNWKLHCAYRPQSSGQVERMNRTLKETLTKLAIETSGKDWVALLPFALLRVRSTPGRFGLTPFEILYGGPPPLTETGDIGSRSGSTLPSVLLAHLKALEVIRNQIWDQIKEAYAPGTTAVPHGFQVGDQVLVXRHRAGSLEPRWKGPYLVLLTTPTAVKVDGVAAWIHASHVKKAPAQNEDSRTDKWTVAPTAPDQNPHQPRKLTWELVNEEKETVWSVTGAHPLWTWWPDLTPDLCMLALHGQAHWGLDNHPPHSPPPGPPCCSGNKGTTPGCARDCDEPLTSYTPRCNTAWNRMKLAQVTHNPKEGFYVCPGSHRPRWARSCGGPNVYYCASWGCETTGRAAWNPTSSWDYISVDNNSSSPQAKEVCRNNGWCNPLAIRFTDPGKKVTSWISGHSWGLRLYISGHDPGLTFGIRLRVEELPPQVVGPNLVLGQRLPPPKPSNPAPAPTPEALLSPTPIPPISARLFGLLDGAFLALNRTDPTVTQSCWMCFAANPPYYEGIAQRGDYNTTEDHSQCPWGNQRKLTLSAVSGSGVCLGQVPASHRSLCNKTITNPSNNPNSYIVPPPNTWWACGSGLTPCLHMAVFDASSDYCVLVQLVPRIIYHDDSSFLDEFDHRTRHKREPVTLTLAVILGIGMAAGIGTGTTALIQQPMYYEELRAAMNTDLXCVRQTVTKLEESLTSLSEVVMQNRRGLDLLFLKEGGLCAALKEECCFYVDHSGVIKDSMAKLRERLNARKRERESNQGWFESWYNKSPWYTTLLSAVAGPLLVIVLILTFGPCIINKLAEFVKDRVSAVQVMVLRQQYRTLQEVEQEL